Genomic segment of Arachis stenosperma cultivar V10309 chromosome 4, arast.V10309.gnm1.PFL2, whole genome shotgun sequence:
CTATCATTGATCTTATTTTCCCATCTTCACATCATTTTGCACTGGTACTGGTTGCAGGTCTAGCAATCCTCTACTTTGCATACAGAAGAAAAGCACCAATTTACTTGATAGACTTTACCTGCTACCGTCCACCTAGTTCTCATAGGCTACCTATTGCCATGTTTGAAGAGAATAGTGTCTTAGATGATTTAGATCCAGAGTCTGTTGCTTTCCAGTGCAAGATCATAGCGAAATCTGGATTCAGCGAGGAAACAGCCATTACTTCATCTTTAGCACAGATACCAAAAGTAAAATCTCTTGCCTTAGCCCTTGATGAGGCCGAAACCATAATGTGTTCAGCAATCTCAGACCTGTTTTGGAGAAACAACATCAACCCAAAATCCATCGACATACTAATCACCAACAGTTGTGTGTTCTGTCCTACACCATCTCTTAGTGCCATGGTGGTTAACAAGTTCAAGATGAGGAGCAACATCATGAGCTTCAACCTATCAGGTATGGGGTGTAGCGCCGGAATCATATCGGTGAGTCTGGCTAAGGACTTGTTGAGGGTTCATAGGGGCTCATTAGCTCTAATTGTGAGCTCAGAGACCCTTAATCTGAATTGGTACACAGGTAAAGTACACTCCATGTTGCTGACTAATTGTCTCTTCAGAATGGGTGGTGCTGCTATATTGATGTCTAGCAAGGTTAAtgataaacataaagcaaagtatgaactacaACATATTGTTAGAACGATCAATGCTCAAGATGATCAAGCACACAGATGTGTCTACCAGGATGTGGATCCAGAAAACAAAGAAGGTATTTCAATATCAAAGGATGTTGTCCATGTGGCCGGAGATACATTGAAGAAGAACATAGCTTCACTAGGGCCATTAGTTTTGCCATTGAGAGAGCAATTCCTATATGTAATTTCTATTATATGCTGCAAGGTGTTGTATAGAAGAAGATCAAGCATCTATACTCCAAATTTCAATCTCGCCTTCGAGCATTTCTGCATACATTCCGGGGGAAGATCTGTCATAAATGCCATCGAGAGAAGCTTGAGGTTAAGGAAACAGGACGTGGAAGCATCCAACATGACCCTTTACAGGTTTGGAAACACGTCGTCTTCTTCGATTTGGTATGAGCTTAGCTACACAGAAGCGAAAGGGAGGATGAAACGTGGTGATAGGGTGTGGCAAATCGCCATTGGAAGCGGATTCAAGTGTAGCAGCGCGGTGTGGAAATGTTTACAGGACGTGACCCCGGACAATGGCAGTGCTTGGAGGGATGCAATTAACATGTACCCTGTACAAGTAACTGATATCAAAATAAGTTGAGGCTGCTAATCACTATTGTGGAGTTTTAGTTCCTTGTCCACATTTTGTGTTTTGCTGCTTTCAACTTTCAAGCTCCAACTTCTTTATTCCTTTTCAatgatctttaatttgtaaaCGAATAAGGTGTAATATCTGCAAAATTCTTATCAAATAGCTCTAGCTAGGACTTCAGTGAAGAAACAAATCAAGTGATAGATTTCAAAAGGGATGAAGCATAACGATGTAAGAGaatacaattttatttattaagtaCCGCATTTAACCTCTTCTTTACTTCTGTCACTGAGTTATAAAAATTCATCCATTTATTCTCATAACACGTTTCCACCTGAGATTAAAAATTTTAGCtgagaaattttttttggaatacATGCTACAAGAGGGTAGTATAATACAATATACTAtaaaatacaattaaaaaagaaaaaaatatatctcTAATGAAACAAGCTTGCCATGGCATTGATGCTGCTTATTTTGATGCCAAATATTTGTATATCCTATCCATTGGAGTAATAAAtagatatctatatatatataatcttaaTATAGCTATCTAAGCAGGCCAGATTTTGATATTCTGTgcatctttattttctttttctgtgtgattttCCTTTCTTCCTGACTTTATTCTGCAGAGAGAGAACCGTCAAGAGAGCCTTTGGAATCGCCGAATAGCCTTTGTCGGAAATCAGAGACCATTCTAGGAAGTCCTTCGCGGAGGGACACGGTGGGCTGCCATCCGAGAAGCTCCTTGGCTTTGGAAATGTCTGGCTTCCTCTTATGAGGATCATCCTCTGTGTTTGGCCTAAACTCTATCTTGGCATTTTTGTCTATGGTTTCTTGCACAACCTGCACAAATTAAACCAAATACTCAAATTCATATCATGTCCTTTTGAGTTCTTATACAAATATTTATGAAAAGGTGGAATTGTCTTTatatgaagttgatagttgaaaattgttggaggacaatttagttaaatatatcaaattatttaacgagTCAACTATCAACTTTTCATGAAGACAACTACATATAAGACTTCACCGCATGAAGATGATGAAGCAAAATAGTTCTAGCTAGTATATACATATACCTGAGCAAGTTCAAGCATGGTGAATTCACCAGGGTTGCCGAGGTTGAAAGGACCAACATGATCACCTTCCATTAGTCGCATTAGGCCTTCTACCTGTTGGGTACACAAACCCATGTCAAACATTTCCTCTAATCTTCTTAAATATACTCATTTCATATAGCGAACAAGGACTAACTCGTCGATTGAAATTCAATCCAATAATAGATGATGGATCAATTGCAATAGTACCTTGTATAAAAACTATAGGTAAGAAAATAAGAATTACCAGGTCTGAAACAAATTGAAAGCTTCTTGTTTGTTTCCCGTCTCCATATACAGTCATTGGTTCCTTCCTCAATGCCTGAAAAATCGTTTGGAACAAGGATCAATAGTGTAGCAACTAATAAAGCAACAAAACCAAACCCAATAAAACTAAGGTTGAGAGTTTCATTTACCTGAGCAACGAAGTTGCTAACCACACGTCCATCATCAATGCTCATTCTTGGTCCATATGTGTTGAAGATACGAGCAATCCTTACCTATATATACaccaatttaattaatttcattGATTAATTAACTAACAAAAATTTGAAGATATTAATGTATATGAAGTGTGAACAAATTACAAACCTCAATACCAGCACCTCTGTGATAATCCATGCTCAAAGTCTCAGCAACTCGCTTCCCCTCATCATAACAGCTCCTTACACCTATAATTAATACCccataaataaattaaacatgcAATAGCAATGATATTAATGAAACgtgataataatttttaagtctcattactaatatataatattataccAATTGGATTAACGTTGCCCCAGTAAGTCTCAACTTGAGGGTGCTGAAGAGGATCACCGTACACCTCACTAGTGCTTGTAAGCAAAAACCGGGCATTGATTCTCTTTGCTAACCCCAACATGTTTAGAGTTCCCATCACATTGGTCTTGTGCACACATTAGAATCAAGGACTCCAACTAATATGTGTTTAGTCATTATAAATGGTGAGCtattatttgtttattattattttttttaatctattttactaaaatttcttttaaactTTATATAGAAGTATAAAACCATCACTTGGTATTGTGTCTATCAAAGaataaaaatgagaaaaataaaaataaaaatctgataACTATAACAATGCAAAACCAAAGCACTTAATTGAAGAAACAAAATTGACATGATAGAAattaaaaacatatatataaatataaagaagaaaaaggaaactttaataaaaaaattatttttttttaaaaacagaCATTTAATTATGTGCTTAAATATTAATAGTTTTCTTTTATCTAATTAGAAAAATCATTTAACTCAATCATCTACAAcataaaaaatgttacaaaataatgaaaattaatCTATTTCCAAAAGTATAATTTCTAAATTTGTAGAGTCATCTGTTCTTGTATCTATCACactcatttatttttattttttctttcatatttcATGTTTAGCATATTAGTACTAATACAAATGTCTAAACCAATTCATGAATAATATGATCCTTTTATTAACAGCATACTTAATATATGTGAATATTTCTGATCTGTATGTGATGTTAAAGGTCATGCATGATGAGacaataataagaataataattgGGTTATGATTTGAGGAAGGATATGATAGTCTTGACAGGATTATACTTGTAATGAACAGGTGAAGCAGGACAAGCCAAGTGATAGATCTGATCAACCTCCAAAAGTATTGGCTCAACGACGTCGTGTCGTATCAGCTCAAAATTAGGGTTCCTAAGGTGATGCAGCACGTTCTCCTTTCTACCCGTGAACATGTTATCGATCACAATCACGCTGTCTCCTCTCTCAATCAAACGGTCCACCAGGTGGCTCCCGACGAATCCAGCCCCTCCGGTCACCACTATCCTCTTCCTCCGCCCTTTGACGCCGCCAGGAACGCGAACCGCGTCGGGTTTGGAAGTTGCCTTCGTTGCGTAGCTGGAATCTTCTAGAAGGATGCGGCGTGTCGGGAGCGTGGCGGAGGGCTCGGAGGAGTCGGCGACGATCGGGAAGGTGTGGAAGAAGAGTGCGGAGATGGCGATGCCGACGAGGAGGAAGGGGATGCGGTTGCGGAAGGCGCGAGACATTGGTGCTCCGGGCTGGGGAGGGTGCGGTGGGTCGGTGGTGGGCTTGCGGGCTCGGCTTTGGGCTCTGTGGATAAGTTCAGAGGCGGGAGAGGAGCTCATGCTGAGATAATAGtgttaattaattctaattctaattaattaaaacGGGTTTGTTATAGTTATTACTTAGTTACTTGTAATATAAGAAAAGGGATAATTGAGAATGTGAATGTGTTGGTGAGTGAATGAATGCATGGGTGGGAAATGGAGAGTGAGGGGTGTGTGTGGTGTTTGTGTTGGTGGAATTGTGATGCATGAAATTTGGCTTCATAATCGCTCTTCATCGTTTCATCAACCATTCATTACCATTGTTGTGGTGATCATTGAGGAACCACTCTCATGCATGCATATAATGATACAAGATTGAGACACAAACCACGTGTATGCATTCTCCATTATTAACTAAAACAGTTCAACTAGGTGTCGCGTCATGCTCTTttcaatatttaatttgttcatTGTAAGACgggttattaattaattattatttaagaGTATATATATAGAAGCATAATATTACttgaaaaggaaaaatataaaaaaaatccaatcaaaATTGGTCTTGAGTGGACCAAACCcaaaaatcttaaatttttatttatttatttaggtTCAAGTACTACTATAAATGTAATGATTAATCTATAGCTAACTTATAAGTATTTTCAATTTTGACGGAGTTGGCtcgaaatttaaaaatattttttatgtttaaaattaaACTATTAACATTTGGTTGAAAAAAatgagtgttttttttttgagaaattctccatatacaagcatttttttatacaagtctttACAAGTTATTATATTAACGCGCTTGAACGttactgcacgttcttcttcctctttctcttcttctttttttctttcgtttcttactttctctttctccttcttcaactgTTACTGCACAATTTTACTGCATCGTCTTCTTCTTTTTGCTgcacattcttcttcctcttcctcctcttcttcttcttcttttctttcgttttttgccttctctttctccttcttcatttacgtgcttttctctttgttttcttttttcgttattcttgatttccattattttttgatatcaagctctgaaatcatttttgaagaagaagaagcagcagaatatgaggaggagaaagagaaagagttctgaattatgcataaagtgtcctttgggtgtattttctataatcgtttgggtgtattttctgtaatcgtttgggtgtatttctgaagtttcattattttcaaaacgatttcaaagcttgatttcagaaaccatgaaaatcgaaaaaaaagaagtaagaataccagtaataaacgagtaaaacaactaatgaaaaggcaaagagaataacgaagaaatatcgtttgggtgtattttctataatcgtttgggtgtattttctataatcgtttgggtgtatttctgaagttctattattttcaaacgatttcaaagtttgatttcagaaaccatgaaaatcgaaaaaaagaagcaagaataccagtaataaatgcaagtaaaacaactaatgaaaaggcaaagagaataacgaagaaatatcgtttgggtgtattttctataatcgtttgggtgtattttctataatcgtttgggtgtatttctgaagtttcattatcttcaaaacgatttcaaagcttgatttcagaaaccatgaaaatcgaaaaaaaacgaagcaagaataccagtaataaacgcaaataaaacaactaat
This window contains:
- the LOC130976594 gene encoding probable 3-ketoacyl-CoA synthase 21, which produces MHDCVKVNGKQVYWHIANHQVPFYVGLAILYFAYRRKAPIYLIDFTCYRPPSSHRLPIAMFEENSVLDDLDPESVAFQCKIIAKSGFSEETAITSSLAQIPKVKSLALALDEAETIMCSAISDLFWRNNINPKSIDILITNSCVFCPTPSLSAMVVNKFKMRSNIMSFNLSGMGCSAGIISVSLAKDLLRVHRGSLALIVSSETLNLNWYTGKVHSMLLTNCLFRMGGAAILMSSKVNDKHKAKYELQHIVRTINAQDDQAHRCVYQDVDPENKEGISISKDVVHVAGDTLKKNIASLGPLVLPLREQFLYVISIICCKVLYRRRSSIYTPNFNLAFEHFCIHSGGRSVINAIERSLRLRKQDVEASNMTLYRFGNTSSSSIWYELSYTEAKGRMKRGDRVWQIAIGSGFKCSSAVWKCLQDVTPDNGSAWRDAINMYPVQVTDIKIS
- the LOC130974746 gene encoding UDP-glucuronic acid decarboxylase 2-like, yielding MSSSPASELIHRAQSRARKPTTDPPHPPQPGAPMSRAFRNRIPFLLVGIAISALFFHTFPIVADSSEPSATLPTRRILLEDSSYATKATSKPDAVRVPGGVKGRRKRIVVTGGAGFVGSHLVDRLIERGDSVIVIDNMFTGRKENVLHHLRNPNFELIRHDVVEPILLEVDQIYHLACPASPVHYKYNPVKTIKTNVMGTLNMLGLAKRINARFLLTSTSEVYGDPLQHPQVETYWGNVNPIGVRSCYDEGKRVAETLSMDYHRGAGIEVRIARIFNTYGPRMSIDDGRVVSNFVAQALRKEPMTVYGDGKQTRSFQFVSDLVEGLMRLMEGDHVGPFNLGNPGEFTMLELAQVVQETIDKNAKIEFRPNTEDDPHKRKPDISKAKELLGWQPTVSLREGLPRMVSDFRQRLFGDSKGSLDGSLSAE